In Oryza sativa Japonica Group chromosome 2, ASM3414082v1, the following are encoded in one genomic region:
- the LOC4328226 gene encoding uncharacterized protein — MADKPSRGLVLYAAGHAALLPPASGGGGGAGGGGGGSHLDAFASLASCGFLSLRSPPLASGEEKRDSTILELAQLLDVYDDLFPAKTEKTGQETAQVDPLQLAVPKLSERFMGIRAAMVTNCPLVSSFAANLGFHVSGTEDLVAQSGSSAASKEAGIISQALSLLGFSEGNVQETSEFDLVFLHVAMENTNSKLGKLGMKTDLNRLDKLVGAIMEAAPISSAIASRILVSVMLSYGSAAENKDEFSISKSSTEIDSDLNLLRPRQSYTMKAGNTLDDVRNHHPILLAQWQEGVTRSDLTEGFSFEEFIKRGGNLAMLAERFLHEVAFKLWKAPKYGA; from the exons ATGGCGGACAAGCCGAGCCGCGGGCTGGTGCTCTACGCCGCGGGGCACGCGGCGCTGCTccctccggcgagcggcggcggcggcggagccggaggaggagggggagggagccaCCTCGACGCCTTCGCGTCTCTCGCGTCATGTGgcttcctctccctccgctcGCCCCCTCTCGCGA GTGGGGAGGAGAAGCGTGACAGCACGATTCTTGAGCTCGCGCAGCTGCTCGACGTGTACGATGATCTCTTCCCTGCTAAG ACTGAGAAAACTGGTCAAGAGACTGCCCAGGTGGATCCACTGCAACTAGCAGTTCCCAAGCTATCTGAGAG GTTTATGGGGATCAGAGCTGCCATGGTCACCAATTGCCCCCTTGTTAGTTCTTTTGCAGCAAATCTTGGTTTTCATGTATCCGGGACTGAAGATTTAGTTGCACAATCTGGATCTTCCGCTGCTTCTAAGGAGGCTGGAATTATTTCCCAGGCGTTAAGTCTGCTTGGATTTTCAGAGGGGAATGTTCAGGAGACATCTGAATTTGATCTGGTGTTTCTGCATGTTGCCATGGAGAATACAAACAGCAAGTTGGGAAAATTGGGAATGAAGACTGATCTAAATCGGCTTGATAAATTAGTTGGTGCAATCATGGAAGCGGCGCCCATAAGTTCAGCTATCGCCTCCCGTATTCTTGTATCTGTGATGTTGAGCTATGGGTCTGCTGCTGAAAATAAGGATGAGTTTTCCATCTCAAAATCTTCGACTGAAATAGATTCTGACTTGAACTTGCTTCGCCCACGCCAGAGCTATACTATGAAAGCAGGAAATACATTGGATGATGTTAG GAATCATCATCCGATTCTGTTAGCACAGTGGCAGGAAGGAGTTACACGCTCTGATTTGACCGAAGGGTTCTCTTTTGAGGAATTCATAAAG CGTGGTGGAAATCTTGCTATGCTTGCTGAACGCTTTCTACATGAGGTGGCATTTAAGCTCTGGAAAGCTCCTAAATATGGAGCTTAA